A part of bacterium genomic DNA contains:
- the der gene encoding ribosome biogenesis GTPase Der codes for MAGKKTSELPLVAIIGRPNVGKSTIFNRLVGGRVAIVDEMEGVTRDRIYGESEWEGNRFRVVDCGGIARESADPLHEIVSENALAALREADLVLFVVDAKLGITAADEMVRHEIWKAGKPVIAVANKVDSKKDEADSAEVYSLGFEDMVAVSAISGRYFHMLLDLINDKLGYEPPAKEKLSRAERKLRKELAGQGGPLESKEEAQDEEESSDVALDGDVSIFEHMKAEKSKFSLLDLEEVEPPESDDSGEDEEDSENDEDGAGDDGFFDGRDWSKETIRVAFLGRQNVGKSSIANALIDENRIIVSDLPGTTRDPIEVELEWNGRRFSLLDTAGLKKHSRIKESVDFYSMVRTEKKLPQVDVTVLVIDAVEGIYEMDKLVAKKIGEEGKAVVVAVNKWDLAEDHPEVRAEYMKYVNTHLKKITWAEIVFMSALKRFGLDELMNAIVSAWDEYHRKVDNATLLEVLTEEITLHPAPVMKNNPLRIYDVRQVAICPPTFKFWVNLKKSVHFSYRGFLENAIREHFGLRGTFIKLIFQEKKKRAMRR; via the coding sequence TCCCCTTAGTCGCGATTATCGGGCGGCCGAACGTCGGCAAGTCAACCATTTTCAACAGGCTTGTAGGCGGAAGGGTTGCGATAGTGGACGAGATGGAGGGCGTGACCCGCGACCGCATCTACGGCGAAAGCGAGTGGGAAGGCAACCGCTTCCGCGTCGTGGACTGCGGGGGAATCGCGCGCGAAAGCGCTGACCCGCTCCATGAAATCGTCAGCGAAAACGCGCTTGCAGCGCTGCGAGAGGCCGACCTGGTGCTGTTCGTGGTGGACGCGAAGCTTGGAATTACCGCCGCGGACGAAATGGTGCGACATGAAATCTGGAAAGCCGGAAAGCCGGTAATCGCGGTCGCCAACAAGGTCGACTCGAAAAAGGACGAGGCGGACTCGGCCGAGGTTTACTCTCTCGGATTCGAGGACATGGTTGCAGTCAGCGCGATAAGCGGGCGGTATTTCCACATGCTGCTGGATTTGATCAACGACAAGCTGGGCTATGAGCCGCCCGCGAAAGAGAAGCTTTCGAGGGCCGAGCGCAAGCTTCGAAAAGAACTGGCGGGGCAGGGCGGGCCGCTCGAATCGAAGGAAGAGGCGCAGGACGAAGAAGAATCTTCCGATGTCGCGCTCGACGGCGATGTGAGCATTTTCGAGCATATGAAAGCGGAAAAGTCGAAATTCAGCCTGTTGGATCTTGAAGAAGTCGAACCGCCCGAATCGGACGATTCCGGCGAAGACGAGGAGGATTCCGAAAACGACGAGGACGGGGCTGGCGACGATGGTTTCTTCGACGGCCGGGACTGGTCGAAGGAAACGATCCGCGTCGCGTTTCTGGGGCGCCAGAATGTGGGCAAGTCCAGCATTGCCAACGCGCTCATTGACGAGAATAGGATTATAGTGAGCGACCTTCCCGGTACGACGCGCGATCCTATCGAAGTCGAACTCGAATGGAACGGCAGGCGGTTTTCGCTGCTCGATACCGCGGGACTTAAAAAGCACTCCCGCATAAAGGAATCGGTGGATTTTTATTCCATGGTCCGCACGGAAAAGAAGCTCCCGCAGGTGGATGTGACTGTGCTTGTCATCGACGCGGTCGAAGGCATCTACGAGATGGACAAGTTGGTGGCCAAGAAAATAGGCGAAGAAGGAAAGGCCGTCGTGGTTGCGGTGAACAAATGGGATCTCGCCGAAGATCATCCCGAAGTCCGGGCGGAGTATATGAAATACGTCAACACGCATTTGAAAAAGATTACATGGGCTGAAATCGTATTTATGTCCGCCTTGAAACGCTTCGGACTCGACGAGTTGATGAACGCGATTGTTTCGGCCTGGGACGAGTATCACCGGAAAGTGGACAATGCCACTCTGCTGGAAGTGCTGACAGAGGAAATCACACTCCATCCCGCGCCGGTGATGAAGAACAATCCGCTCCGAATTTACGATGTGCGGCAGGTCGCCATTTGCCCTCCGACATTCAAATTCTGGGTGAATTTGAAGAAGAGCGTTCATTTCAGCTACCGCGGATTTCTGGAGAACGCCATTCGCGAGCATTTTGGCCTGCGCGGGACTTTTATCAAACTGATTTT